Proteins from a single region of Aureibacter tunicatorum:
- a CDS encoding arylsulfatase — translation MKQTSTWIMIVGILIELFSMPVSAAPGPAPKKGKNSKPNILVIFGDDIGITNVSAYSRGLMGYMTPNIDRIAKEGVMFTDYYAEQSCTAGRAAFITGQSPVRTGLTKVGLPGSPVGIQKEDPTIAQLLKPYGYATAQFGKNHFGDRDEFLPTNHGFDLFFGNLYHLNAEEEPEHPDYPQDPEFKKKYGPRGVIRATSDGKIEDTGPLTKKRMETVDKEFLDAAKKWIKEQANNDQHFFTWFNTTAMHFPTYPDPSAKGLSKGQGFYADVMVQHDNYVGELLDLLDELGIADNTIVIYTTDNGPHFNMWPDGAISPFRGEKNTNWEGGYRVPCMVRWPGKFPAGIISNEIVSHMDWTPTLVAAAGNDKVKQELLTGFQADGETFKVHLDGYNLLPYLTGDTKESPRTNFFYFSDDGLPVGMRTGDWKLVFAEQRAHGFAVWAEPFVQLRLPHILNLRRDPFERAPTDANNYEKFRIDHAFMVYKGQDEFAQFLATFQKYPVRQRPASFSVDQIAEKFLKPDLER, via the coding sequence ATGAAACAAACCAGTACATGGATCATGATTGTCGGCATTTTAATAGAGTTATTCTCTATGCCAGTGTCAGCAGCGCCGGGACCAGCTCCCAAAAAAGGAAAAAACAGCAAACCGAACATCTTAGTCATATTCGGAGATGATATCGGTATTACCAATGTAAGCGCCTACAGCAGAGGCTTGATGGGTTATATGACTCCTAACATTGACAGAATTGCTAAAGAAGGAGTAATGTTCACAGACTACTACGCTGAACAAAGTTGTACTGCTGGACGCGCAGCCTTCATTACTGGACAGTCTCCTGTCAGAACAGGCTTAACAAAAGTAGGACTACCAGGATCTCCAGTTGGTATTCAAAAAGAAGATCCGACCATAGCTCAATTGCTAAAGCCATATGGCTACGCCACGGCTCAATTTGGTAAAAATCATTTTGGAGATCGCGACGAATTTCTACCAACTAACCATGGTTTCGATTTATTCTTCGGCAACTTATATCACTTAAATGCTGAAGAAGAACCAGAACACCCAGATTATCCGCAAGATCCGGAATTCAAGAAAAAGTATGGGCCAAGAGGTGTTATAAGAGCAACATCTGATGGAAAAATAGAAGATACAGGACCATTGACCAAGAAAAGAATGGAGACTGTCGACAAGGAATTTTTAGATGCTGCGAAAAAATGGATAAAGGAGCAAGCCAATAATGATCAACACTTTTTCACTTGGTTCAATACCACGGCAATGCACTTCCCAACATATCCCGACCCTTCAGCCAAAGGACTGTCCAAAGGCCAAGGCTTTTACGCGGATGTTATGGTACAACATGACAACTACGTTGGTGAACTGCTGGACTTATTGGATGAGCTTGGCATTGCTGACAATACGATAGTAATCTACACTACGGATAATGGACCGCATTTCAACATGTGGCCTGATGGAGCAATTTCTCCATTCAGAGGTGAAAAAAACACCAACTGGGAAGGCGGATACAGAGTGCCTTGCATGGTAAGATGGCCGGGGAAATTTCCAGCAGGAATTATCTCAAATGAGATCGTTTCGCATATGGACTGGACGCCGACTTTGGTAGCTGCAGCTGGAAACGATAAGGTAAAGCAAGAGTTGCTGACTGGATTTCAGGCCGACGGCGAAACGTTCAAAGTTCACCTTGACGGCTATAATTTACTCCCTTATTTGACTGGTGATACTAAAGAAAGTCCTAGAACAAACTTTTTCTACTTCAGCGACGACGGACTACCTGTTGGCATGAGAACAGGGGACTGGAAGCTCGTATTCGCAGAGCAAAGAGCTCATGGCTTCGCTGTATGGGCCGAGCCATTTGTTCAACTTAGACTTCCACACATTCTCAACCTGAGAAGAGATCCTTTTGAAAGAGCTCCTACAGATGCTAATAATTATGAAAAATTCAGAATTGACCATGCATTTATGGTATATAAAGGCCAAGATGAATTTGCACAATTCTTAGCGACTTTCCAAAAGTACCCTGTAAGACAGCGTCCTGCATCATTCTCTGTGGACCAAATTGCTGAAAAATTCTTGAAACCAGATTTAGAAAGATAA
- a CDS encoding HAD family hydrolase yields MIRIFKTNTFYIVLVLLLTQACSPKSNERETEGGLSEDALPSWNNTEIKNRIISYVEGVTNPSLPEYIKPEDRIACFDNDGTLWSEKPIYFQFYFVFDQIKKKSKEHPEWKNQQPYKAILEGDHEALMNTPLPKLLEAIQIALAGDTPEAYKAEVKAWIDTAKHPTKKVRFDQLVYQPMLELLDYLRANDFKTYIVSGGGLDFMRGSLIDVYNIPSEQILGSTLKTEFIETDSGYVIIRQPELDFIDDKDGKPININRVIGKKPVICVGNSDGDLAMLQWTSDQEHKNLEMIIHHTDSVREWAYDRDSKIGHLDKALDQAKADDWVIVSMKEDWKVIYPQGNSK; encoded by the coding sequence ATGATTCGCATTTTCAAAACAAACACTTTTTACATAGTGCTTGTGTTGTTGTTGACACAAGCATGTTCGCCAAAGAGTAATGAGCGAGAGACCGAAGGGGGCTTATCTGAAGACGCTTTGCCTTCTTGGAACAACACTGAAATTAAAAATAGGATAATTTCCTATGTTGAAGGAGTTACAAACCCTTCTCTGCCTGAGTATATCAAGCCTGAGGATCGAATAGCATGCTTTGACAATGACGGCACGCTTTGGAGTGAAAAGCCTATCTATTTTCAGTTTTATTTCGTATTCGATCAAATCAAGAAAAAGAGCAAAGAACATCCTGAATGGAAAAATCAACAGCCTTACAAAGCAATCTTGGAAGGAGATCATGAGGCTTTGATGAATACTCCTTTGCCAAAACTTCTCGAGGCTATTCAAATTGCTTTGGCAGGAGATACTCCGGAAGCGTACAAGGCCGAAGTAAAAGCTTGGATAGACACAGCCAAGCACCCGACAAAGAAAGTGAGATTTGATCAATTGGTGTATCAGCCCATGTTAGAGTTGTTGGATTACTTGAGAGCTAATGATTTCAAAACGTATATAGTTTCAGGTGGTGGCTTGGATTTTATGAGAGGCTCTTTGATTGACGTATACAATATTCCGTCTGAGCAGATATTGGGAAGCACTCTAAAGACAGAATTCATTGAAACCGATTCAGGATATGTTATTATAAGACAGCCGGAGCTTGACTTTATTGACGATAAAGACGGCAAGCCGATTAATATCAATCGAGTGATTGGCAAGAAACCGGTGATTTGCGTTGGTAACTCGGATGGCGATTTGGCAATGTTGCAATGGACTTCCGATCAAGAGCATAAAAATCTGGAAATGATCATTCATCACACTGACTCTGTAAGAGAGTGGGCTTATGATAGAGACTCAAAGATCGGTCATCTGGACAAGGCGCTTGATCAGGCAAAAGCGGATGACTGGGTTATTGTAAGTATGAAGGAAGATTGGAAAGTGATCTATCCTCAAGGCAATTCTAAATAG
- a CDS encoding MoxR family ATPase, with product MDTRKSIQLLLDNINASIIGQEKLVKRLVLILLADGNFLLEGLPGLAKTKAIKTLSKHLNCGLSRIQFTPDLLPSDITGTEIYQPEAEEKFVFQKGPIFNNLILADEINRAPAKVQSALLEAMEERQVSVAGNTYPMESLFMVMATQNPVEQEGTYPLPEAQMDRFLMHVRIDYPDDASELEIIRLNRKESSLEQKKEEVEKISQEVIFEARKEIDKIQISETCERYIVDIISATRRPEKFGEDLAEWLDFGASPRASIAIDKASRTNAWMNGKDFVSPDDVREVVHDCLRHRLILSYEAVAQGVSADQVIDEILNKVAVLA from the coding sequence ATGGATACACGAAAAAGCATTCAATTATTGCTTGACAATATCAATGCGTCTATCATAGGACAAGAGAAGTTAGTGAAAAGGTTGGTATTGATACTTCTGGCGGATGGAAATTTTTTATTGGAAGGTTTGCCGGGATTGGCAAAAACCAAGGCGATTAAGACCTTGTCAAAACATCTGAATTGTGGATTGAGCAGAATACAATTTACTCCAGATTTGCTTCCTTCGGACATTACAGGGACAGAAATATACCAGCCGGAAGCAGAGGAGAAATTTGTATTTCAAAAGGGACCAATTTTCAATAATTTGATTTTGGCTGATGAAATCAATAGGGCTCCGGCAAAGGTTCAGTCCGCGCTTTTGGAAGCAATGGAAGAACGACAAGTATCAGTAGCGGGAAACACCTATCCTATGGAGAGCTTGTTTATGGTCATGGCGACACAAAATCCTGTGGAGCAAGAAGGCACTTACCCTTTGCCTGAAGCGCAAATGGATAGGTTTCTTATGCATGTGAGAATAGATTACCCCGATGATGCATCTGAATTGGAGATCATTAGATTGAATCGAAAGGAGTCAAGCCTTGAGCAGAAAAAAGAAGAAGTAGAAAAAATCTCTCAAGAAGTGATCTTTGAAGCTCGAAAAGAAATAGATAAAATACAGATTTCGGAGACATGTGAAAGATATATAGTGGATATCATATCCGCTACAAGAAGACCTGAGAAATTTGGCGAGGATTTGGCCGAATGGCTGGACTTTGGAGCTAGTCCAAGAGCCAGCATCGCTATAGATAAAGCGAGTAGAACAAATGCATGGATGAATGGTAAGGATTTCGTCAGTCCGGATGATGTTCGCGAAGTAGTACATGATTGCTTGAGACACAGGCTTATTTTGAGCTATGAAGCTGTAGCCCAAGGAGTGTCGGCTGATCAAGTAATTGACGAGATTCTTAATA
- a CDS encoding formylglycine-generating enzyme family protein, translated as MRLYFIIILFFGLEFLLGCKEKRNASGSTTVCYSSIEENFVGKADLSLLYLTSLENIKLDTTVASDYSGMIRIKGGTFNMGGDTPDDEQSWEASALPQRDEFPKHAVSVDDFWMDSHEVTNDEFARFVKETGYVTIAEREIVWEELKKQLPKGTARPSDSQLLPSSLVFSYAPEGASKENMANWWEMVQGANWRHPLGPGSSIEGKGDYPVVHVSWYDALAYAKWAGKRLPTEAEWEYAMRGGLEDAMYPWGDDKTEEGIHYANHLQGEFPYHNTVDDGYERRAPVGKFPANGYGLFDMAGNVWEWTADWYSANYYAKMKRQGNLAVNPKGPEQSNEVYFNYEKNKIVRGGSFLCNDNWCSGYRNARRMRLTPDTGMEHVGFRCVRNVN; from the coding sequence ATGAGATTATATTTTATCATTATTTTATTTTTTGGTTTAGAGTTTCTTTTGGGTTGCAAGGAAAAAAGAAATGCTTCGGGAAGCACTACTGTTTGTTATTCGTCGATTGAGGAAAATTTTGTAGGCAAGGCGGACTTGAGTCTTTTGTATTTGACAAGCTTGGAGAATATTAAGCTAGACACGACTGTTGCAAGTGATTATTCGGGTATGATAAGAATCAAAGGCGGAACCTTTAATATGGGAGGAGATACTCCTGATGACGAACAATCTTGGGAAGCTTCCGCTTTGCCACAGAGAGATGAATTTCCGAAGCATGCGGTTAGTGTTGACGACTTTTGGATGGACAGCCATGAAGTGACCAATGACGAATTTGCTAGATTTGTGAAAGAAACAGGTTATGTTACCATAGCGGAGAGGGAAATTGTCTGGGAAGAGCTAAAAAAACAATTGCCTAAAGGTACGGCCAGACCGTCGGATAGTCAATTGCTGCCATCCTCATTAGTGTTTTCATATGCGCCTGAAGGAGCATCAAAAGAGAATATGGCGAATTGGTGGGAGATGGTGCAAGGAGCCAATTGGAGACATCCATTGGGGCCTGGAAGCTCTATTGAAGGGAAGGGCGATTATCCCGTTGTTCATGTAAGTTGGTATGACGCTTTGGCCTATGCCAAATGGGCGGGAAAAAGACTTCCTACGGAAGCGGAATGGGAGTATGCTATGAGAGGAGGACTCGAAGATGCAATGTATCCTTGGGGAGATGACAAAACAGAAGAAGGAATTCATTATGCTAACCACCTTCAGGGAGAATTTCCTTATCATAATACCGTCGACGATGGCTATGAGCGAAGAGCTCCAGTGGGGAAATTCCCAGCCAATGGATATGGATTGTTTGATATGGCGGGTAATGTTTGGGAATGGACAGCTGACTGGTATAGCGCTAACTATTATGCTAAAATGAAAAGACAAGGAAATTTGGCAGTGAATCCAAAAGGGCCTGAACAATCAAATGAAGTTTATTTTAATTATGAAAAAAACAAGATTGTTCGTGGTGGATCATTTTTATGCAATGATAATTGGTGTTCTGGATACAGAAATGCCAGAAGAATGCGTTTAACTCCTGATACGGGTATGGAACATGTCGGATTCCGATGTGTGAGGAATGTGAACTGA
- a CDS encoding glutathione peroxidase — MENNFYEFEATDIKGEKIPMSNFKGKTVMIVNTASKCGLTPQFEGLEAIHQKYKDKELVILGFPCNQFGNQEPGGKEDIEEVCRINYGVTFPMFAKIDVNGENAHPIFKYLKNELPGLLGKRIKWNFTKFIVGPNGKPMKRFSPTTKPKAIDSFLEKSLK, encoded by the coding sequence ATGGAAAACAATTTTTATGAATTCGAAGCGACGGATATAAAAGGAGAAAAAATTCCTATGTCCAACTTTAAAGGAAAGACAGTAATGATCGTCAATACGGCCAGCAAGTGCGGACTAACTCCCCAATTCGAAGGTTTGGAAGCTATCCATCAAAAGTACAAAGACAAAGAACTGGTAATTCTTGGTTTTCCTTGCAATCAATTCGGCAACCAAGAACCTGGAGGCAAAGAAGACATCGAAGAAGTATGCAGAATCAACTATGGAGTTACCTTCCCCATGTTCGCCAAAATCGATGTGAATGGAGAAAATGCCCATCCTATTTTTAAATATTTGAAAAATGAATTGCCCGGCTTGCTCGGCAAAAGAATTAAATGGAACTTTACCAAGTTTATTGTTGGACCTAATGGAAAACCTATGAAAAGGTTCAGTCCAACGACAAAACCTAAAGCTATCGACAGCTTCTTGGAAAAATCCTTAAAATAA